One part of the Cherax quadricarinatus isolate ZL_2023a chromosome 13, ASM3850222v1, whole genome shotgun sequence genome encodes these proteins:
- the LOC128688742 gene encoding uncharacterized protein, which produces MNSIDEGIKSMDNVDYFFDILHQIGASHHKIPGFKKEYFWKIEVPFLEAVRLTLDDRYTDNMDNIYRITIKFLLETVVEGYEKAEKGESNENVKNNINSTDGNCSKGTNGS; this is translated from the exons ATGAATTCCATCGACGAAGGTATCAAATCCATGGATAACGTGGACTATTTCTTCGACATCCTCCACCAGATCGGAGCCTCCCACCACAAGATTCCTGGCTTCAAGAAGGAATACTTTTGG AAGATCGAGGTTCCCTTCCTGGAAGCTGTGCGGTTGACGCTGGATGACCGCTACACTGACAACATGGACAACATTTACAGGATCACTATCAAGTTTCTCCTTGAAACAGTTGTAGAAGGTTACGAGAAGGCAGAAAAAGGAGAATCCAACGAAAATGTGAAgaataatatcaactctacggacGGTAACTGCAGCAAGGGTACCAACGGCTCCTGA